In one Acipenser ruthenus chromosome 10, fAciRut3.2 maternal haplotype, whole genome shotgun sequence genomic region, the following are encoded:
- the LOC117400322 gene encoding C-X-C chemokine receptor type 1-like — protein MSEDMNLSFSIDDLDWSDFENTSASYDSTFILDPKTITCQPLQIKQSVNSVICVIYALIFLLAVPGNIIVGIVIGWNHRSLSPSDIYLLNLAVSDTLFAVTIPFWAVSTVHEWIFGDVLCKVVSLVQEVNFYSSILFLAVISVDRYLAIVRAVQMRKQRQPFYSWLACASVWIVGALLSLPVLFHSAFKPSNSKKTVCYEEYDPETAAEWRFATRLLRHSLGFLLPLTIMLVCYGITICRLLQTRSFEKQKAMKVIVAVVLAFLICWMPYHLVIIGDTLIRFKLVTYTCEVRNSISLGIFITQSLGLLHSCINPILYAFVGEKFRRNSLKLLHKWRLVERGSKSVFSRSTSHSSETNNMMI, from the exons ATGTCAG aggACATGAACCTTTCCTTCTCCATCGATGACTTGGACTGGTCAGATTTTGAGAACACATCTGCATCATATGACTCTACCTTCATTCTTGACCCCAAAACAATCACCTGCCAACCACTGCAGATCAAGCAATCAGTGAACTCTGTCATTTGCGTCATCTATGCCCTAATCTTCCTGCTTGCAGTGCCAGGGAACATCATAGTAGGGATCGTGATTGGGTGGAACCACCGTTCACTCTCCCCCTCTGACATCTACCTGTTAAACTTAGCGGTGTCCGACACTCTCTTCGCTGTCACCATCCCCTTTTGGGCGGTCAGTACTGTCCATGAATGGATTTTTGGAGACGTGTTATGTAAAGTTGTCAGCCTGGTCCAGGAGGTCAACTTCTACAGCAGCATCCTGTTTCTAGCTGTCATCAGTGTTGACCGCTACCTTGCCATTGTCCGAGCAGTCCAGATGCGGAAGCAGAGACAGCCATTTTACAGCTGGCTTGCCTGTGCTTCTGTCTGGATTGTGGGAGCACTGCTATCCCTGCCAGTTCTCTTTCACTCAGCCTTTAAGCCATCCAACTCAAAGAAGACAGTGTGCTACGAGGAGTATGACCCGGAAACTGCTGCAGAGTGGCGCTTTGCCACAAGGCTCCTCCGGCACTCTCTGGGATTCCTCCTCCCGCTGACAATCATGCTGGTCTGCTACGGCATCACTATCTGCCGACTCCTGCAGACACGCAGCTTTGAGAAGCAGAAAGCTATGAAGGTGATTGTGGCTGTGGTGCTGGCTTTCCTCATCTGCTGGATGCCCTACCACTTGGTGATAATCGGTGACACTCTGATCAGGTTCAAATTGGTCACTTACACCTGCGAGGTCCGCAACTCCATCAGCCTTGGCATCTTCATCACCCAGAGCCTGGGTCTGCTCCACAGCTGCATCAATCCCATCCTGTACGCCTTTGTGGGGGAGAAATTCCGCCGGAACTCCCTCAAGCTGCTTCATAAATGGAGATTGGTGGAACGGGGTTCCAAGTCAGTGTTCAGCAGGTCAACTTCTCACTCCTCAGAAACGAACAATATGATGATATAA